One genomic segment of Hordeum vulgare subsp. vulgare chromosome 2H, MorexV3_pseudomolecules_assembly, whole genome shotgun sequence includes these proteins:
- the LOC123427482 gene encoding WD repeat-containing protein 44-like, whose amino-acid sequence MESCQLVRAEEASGSGRMEAEEEAFFDTCQELLPWPAPSPAPALPWSSGGLDSVRDRKERFFRSMGLECGPSPRQADPVTAAGEVEKKHEEEAVPESGRLSSHSEDNDCSMSSWSTEETTSYDEGGASDDNSVGGSSKDDGSKVSRSSSSFSFIRRLMSRNGKPSGAPRTVERRRSGWLERLGVAVCAVDHGADEPSTSSSDSEQIHGGRYERVKVRSYRKRSKELSAVYQGQVIKAHEGAILTMKFSPDGQFLASGGEDGVVRIWGVSQSDECKIPLDDPSCVYLKARRKYGLAPVSIDNEKLRKSKSMGMKKTGESACIVIPTMVFQISEEPLHEFYGHSADVLDLSWSNNKHLLSASTDKTVRLWEIGCANCIRVFPHNNFVTCVHFNPTDDNCFITGSIDGKVRVWDITKCSVVDWADVRDIVTAVCYRPDGKGVVVGTITGNCRFYDASDDLLRLETQIALSGKKSSLKRITSFQFCPNNPSKLMVTSADSKIRMLDGTNVIQNYSGLRSGSCQMSASFTPDGEHIVSASEDSNIYVWNRDNQDDSVWRQAKTTYSSERFLSNDAAIAIPWHGTKPRSHVSLASHIQFKYNSSNSFPSRSAAPGIFNLNQELFAEPSCKGAAAATWPEEMLPSGSIGASLDESRYKLLRNCSQSTTNSWGRVIVTAGWDGRIRSFQNYGLPVHQ is encoded by the exons ATGGAGTCGTGCCAATTAGTACGGGCAGAGGAGGCCTCTGGTAGCGGCAGgatggaggcggaggaggaggccttCTTCGACACGTGCCAGGAACTGCTGCCGTGGCCGGCGCCCAGCCCGGCTCCGGCATTGCCGTGGTCATCGGGCGGCCTCGACAGCGTGCGAGACAGGAAGGAGCGCTTCTTCAGAAGCATGGGCCTCGAGTGTGGCCCGAGCCCCAGGCAGGCGGATCCCGTGACTGCCGCGGGCGAGGTGGAGAAGAAGCACGAGGAGGAGGCCGTGCCGGAGTCTGGGAGGTTGTCGTCGCACTCGGAGGACAACGACTGCTCCATGTCGAGTTGGTCCACGGAGGAGACAACCAGCTACGACGAGGGCGGCGCGTCCGACGACAATTCCGTCGGTGGATCCAGCAAGGATGATGGCAGCAAGGTCAGCCGGAGCTCCAGTTCGTTCTCGTTTATCCGGAGGCTTATGAGCCGAAATGGCAAGCCTTCCGGTGCTCCGAGGACAGTTGAGAGGAGGAGAAGCGGATGGCTGGAGAGGCTGGGCGTGGCGGTCTGTGCTGTGGATCATGGGGCGGATGAACCTAGCACCAGCTCCTCTGACAGCGAGCAGATTCATGGTGGAAGGTATGAGAGAGTTAAGGTCCGATCCTACCGGAAGCGGTCCAAGGAATTGTCTGCTGTGTACCAAGGCCAGGTGATCAAGGCTCACGAAGGTGCCATCTTGACGATGAAGTTCAGTCCTGATGGGCAGTTCCTCGCAAGCGGCGGCGAAGACGGAGTGGTCCGGATTTGGGGTGTTTCGCAGTCCGATGAATGCAAAATTCCTCTGGATGACCCCTCTTGTGTCTACCTCAAAGCACGACGCAAGTATGGGTTAGCGCCCGTGAGCATCGACAATGAGAAGCTGCGCAAATCCAAGAGCATGGGTATGAAGAAAACTGGAGAGTCTGCCTGCATCGTGATTCCAACAATGGTTTTCCAGATTTCAGAGGAGCCATTGCATGAGTTCTATGGGCATTCTGCTGATGTATTGGATCTGTCCTGGTCAAACAACAAG CATCTGTTGTCAGCTTCAACAGACAAAACTGTCCGCCTGTGGGAAATTGGATGTGCAAACTGCATCAGAGTTTTCCCGCATAACAATTTTG TGACTTGTGTCCATTTTAATCCGACGGACGACAATTGCTTCATCACGGGATCCATTGACGGCAAAGTTCGTGTATGGGACATAACTAAATGCAGCGTTGTGGACTGGGCAGATGTTAGAGACATAGTTACAGCGGTCTGTTACCGACCTGATGGAAAG GGTGTAGTGGTTGGAACGATTACTGGAAATTGTCGCTTTTATGACGCATCGGACGACCTGCTGCGGTTGGAAACACAGATCGCACTCAGTGGCAAAAAATCCTCTTTGAAGAGAATCACAAGTTTTCAG TTCTGTCCAAACAACCCAAGTAAACTGATGGTAACATCTGCTGactccaagatcagaatgctggaTGGAACCAATGTGATTCAGAATTACAGTG GACTCCGAAGTGGTTCATGCCAGATGTCAGCATCGTTCACACCAGACGGGGAGCACATAGTTTCTGCTAGTGAAGACTCTAACATCTATGTCTGGAACCGTGACAACCAAGACGACTCTGTATGGCGACAAGCGAAAACCACATATTCCTCAGAGCGCTTCCTATCCAACGATGCAGCCATTGCGATACCATGGCATGGCACAAAACCAAGAAGCCATGTTTCTTTGGCCTCTCACATCCAATTCAAGTACAATTCGAGCAACAGTTTTCCGTCAAGATCCGCTGCTCCTGGCATTTTCAACCTCAACCAGGAGTTGTTCGCCGAGCCCTCATGcaaaggggcggcggcggcgacttgGCCAGAGGAAATGCTACCGTCCGGCTCGATCGGCGCAAGTTTGGACGAGTCGCGGTACAAGCTTCTGAGGAACTGCTCCCAGAGCACCACGAACTCCTGGGGCCGGGTGATCGTGACCGCAGGATGGGATGGCAGGATCAGGTCGTTCCAGAATTACGGCCTGCCGGTGCATCAGTGA
- the LOC123430648 gene encoding 3-hexulose-6-phosphate isomerase, translated as MSGGDTTSSASADASAICAQIASVFSTPSAHPAARTVLVSELAAASSRRGRVFVHGVGREGLMMRALCMRLAHLGLPAHCVGDVTAPPALSGDLLVASAGPGAFSTVDAICGVARGAGARVVLLTARPAGDFPGRQADVVAHLPAQTMADDEDGPAAQAKLPMGSLYEGAMFVLFEMVVLELAGVLGQSPAQMRARHTNLE; from the coding sequence ATGAGCGGCGGCGACACCACCTCCTCGGCCTCGGCGGACGCCTCCGCCATATGCGCCCAGATCGCCTCCGTCTTCTCCACGCCCTCCGCGCACCCCGCGGCGCGCACTGTGCTCGTCTCCGAGCTCGCCGCTGCGTCCTCCCGGAGAGGCCGCGTGTTTGTGCACGGCGTCGGGCGCGAGGGCCTCATGATGCGTGCCCTCTGCATGCGCCTGGCGCACCTCGGCCTCCCGGCGCACTGCGTCGGCGACGTCACAGCGCCGCCCGCCTTATCTGGGGACCTCCTCGTCGCCTCCGCCGGACCGGGCGCGTTCTCTACCGTCGACGCCATCTGCGGCGTGGCGCGAGGCGCCGGTGCGCGCGTCGTGCTGCTCACCGCCAGGCCGGCGGGGGATTTCCCCGGGCGCCAGGCCGACGTGGTGGCCCACCTACCAGCGCAGACCATGGCTGATGACGAGGATGGCCCGGCGGCGCAGGCGAAGCTGCCGATGGGGAGCCTGTACGAAGGGGCCATGTTTGTGCTCTTCGAGATGGTGGTGTTGGAACTCGCGGGTGTTTTGGGCCAAAGCCCGGCCCAGATGAGGGCCCGACACACAAACTTGGAGTAG